The sequence TTATTTCTTGGATAAAGAAATTGAGGCAGAACAACGGCTAGGGCGGGATCAACACCAGTACGACCCAGACAATCGCCGCTAATCTCTGCATCTCATCCCAAATCTCACCCCAAGCTGGTTACTCTGGTATTTGCTTGGGCGAGGGCGATCGCGGCGGCAGATTCTGGAGCAGCACCTTATCGACTCGGCGACCATCCATATCCACCACTTCAAACCGCAGCCCCTGCCATTCAAAAAAGTCGCCAGCGGTGGGAATGCGCCCCATGTGCCGAATCACGAAGCCCGCCAGGGTATGGTAATTGTCTTCGTCTTCGGTCAGTTGCTCACGGTTGAGTAAGTCTTTAAGGTCATCCACCGGCAGCAGCCCGTCCAGCAGCCAAGAGCCATCGTCTCGCTGGGTGATCATCGGATCGTTGGCATCCTCTAAGGAAGGCAGATCGCCGACGATTGCTTCTACCACATCGTTGAGGGTGACCAGCCCTTCCACACCACCGTACTCATCGAGCACCATGGCAAAGTGGGTGCCCGATGACTTAAACAGTTCTAATACCTTGAGCACGTAGGTACTCTCGGCCACAAACAGAGGCGGCTGCACCAGGCTGAGCAGGGTCACTGGCGGGGTCGTCGGGCTGAGGTAGTTGGGTAGCAGCGCCTTGAGCGAGACCACCCCTACACAGTCGTCGATGCCGCTGTTACACACTGGAAAATGGGAGTGGGCGCTCTGCATGACCAGCTCACTGTGTTCGGCAAAGGAGGCGTCTACGTTGAGCCATTCGATATCGGTGCGGGGAGTCATGATCGAGCGAATGGGGCGATCGCCCAGTTGCAAGACCCGTCCCATCATTTCTTGCTCAGCGACTTCAAAGGTACCGGCCTCGGTCCCCTGATCGATCAGCAGGCGCAGTTCTTCTTCGGTAATGGCGACTTCGGGCCGTTCTTTAAAGCCCAGCAGATTGACCAGAAACCCAGTAGACACCCCCAGCAGCGCCACCAGCGGGGCCGCCAACCGCGACAGTCGCCGCATTGGCCTCGCCACCTGACAGGCGATCGCCTCCGGGTAGCTCAGGGCAATGCGTTTGGGCAATAGCTCTCCCACTACCAGCGACAGATAGGTAATCACACCTACCACTGCCGCCAGGCTGAGCAGGTCGCTGTAGGGGGCTAGGGCGGGCACCTGGTTGAGGCTCTGGCCCAGGCTGGTGGCCACCGTAGCCCCCCCCAGGGCACCGCTGAGAATGCCAATTAGAGTGATGCCAATCTGCACCGTTGACAGAAAATTGTTGGGGTCGTTGGCCAGCTTGAGAGCCAGCCGCGCCTTGGCACTGCCCTGCCGCGCCCGGTGCTCAAGGCGGGCCTTGCGGGCCGATACCAGGGCAATCTCTGAACCTGAGAACAGCCCATTGGCCATAATCAGCAGAAAAATGAATACACTCTCAAGGGCAATAGCGGACATAGGTTAGCGGTAGGGAAGGGGAGAGCTAGCAGCAGACTAGCCTCAGCGAACAATCGGCGGTTTTCTAGGCTTGCTTTCTATTATTGAACGGCAATTTGACCGGCATCGCCGTTCGCCGTGGTAGAAGAAAAAGATGGTTTCTCCTTTGCCTGAGTTGCTGTGCTGACTGTAACCCGTCTGCTACCTGCCAATGCCGATACTCCCGTAGTGGCCACGTTGTCGCTAACGGCGGGCGATCGCGCCA is a genomic window of Nodosilinea sp. E11 containing:
- a CDS encoding hemolysin family protein, with protein sequence MSAIALESVFIFLLIMANGLFSGSEIALVSARKARLEHRARQGSAKARLALKLANDPNNFLSTVQIGITLIGILSGALGGATVATSLGQSLNQVPALAPYSDLLSLAAVVGVITYLSLVVGELLPKRIALSYPEAIACQVARPMRRLSRLAAPLVALLGVSTGFLVNLLGFKERPEVAITEEELRLLIDQGTEAGTFEVAEQEMMGRVLQLGDRPIRSIMTPRTDIEWLNVDASFAEHSELVMQSAHSHFPVCNSGIDDCVGVVSLKALLPNYLSPTTPPVTLLSLVQPPLFVAESTYVLKVLELFKSSGTHFAMVLDEYGGVEGLVTLNDVVEAIVGDLPSLEDANDPMITQRDDGSWLLDGLLPVDDLKDLLNREQLTEDEDNYHTLAGFVIRHMGRIPTAGDFFEWQGLRFEVVDMDGRRVDKVLLQNLPPRSPSPKQIPE